Proteins from a genomic interval of Methanofollis formosanus:
- a CDS encoding acyl-CoA reductase, with product MITCHLLNGEFSKEEFDDFTPIVDVINQNRRALQEMPFDAVIDLLVKLGRKIIQNPEINTLQGVSYISLWLRRKNLEQIGKTNYGDCRYLDTFVPVDNHVALSAQPRGVVCQWVATNVPTLAFFSLAQAILSKNGSIAKVPEENSAFILALLKELSTISTSSNGVTYHGRDIVRAISLVSFEGRNPEISRMFSLIADCKVIYGGSEAIRSILALPQKDHCETIVFGPKYSFSVFDRAYIESERFEKALENSVKDIAVFNQMACSSPQVLFFEKSRYSLEEIGSKMKGYFEQLPPLLRHQDTDSAILANTINMRSRFLLSDHQNIIVPDDLGWTILMDTTTRLEDPIHGKCIFIKEIESVNNVFDLITRKIQAVTVCIGDEEKRCSFAREATYRGVDRIVVPGATHDYDQPWDGILPLSRLVRWVILKSES from the coding sequence ATGATCACCTGTCATCTGTTAAACGGAGAATTTAGCAAAGAGGAGTTCGATGATTTTACCCCCATTGTCGATGTCATCAACCAGAACAGGCGAGCCCTCCAGGAGATGCCGTTTGATGCCGTCATCGATCTCCTCGTAAAACTTGGGAGGAAGATCATCCAGAACCCGGAGATCAATACCCTGCAGGGAGTCAGTTATATCTCCCTCTGGTTACGCCGCAAAAACCTTGAGCAGATCGGTAAAACAAATTATGGAGACTGCAGGTACCTCGATACTTTCGTTCCAGTCGACAACCATGTTGCCCTGTCGGCCCAGCCACGCGGGGTAGTCTGCCAGTGGGTCGCCACCAATGTCCCGACCCTTGCATTTTTTTCGCTTGCCCAGGCGATCCTCTCAAAAAACGGGAGTATTGCTAAGGTTCCTGAAGAAAACAGTGCATTTATTCTTGCACTCCTGAAAGAATTGAGTACTATCTCCACTTCCTCCAATGGGGTCACCTACCATGGGAGAGATATTGTCAGGGCCATCTCTCTGGTATCATTTGAGGGGAGAAACCCTGAGATCAGCAGAATGTTCTCCCTCATCGCAGACTGTAAGGTGATCTACGGGGGATCGGAGGCGATACGTTCGATTCTTGCTCTCCCTCAAAAGGATCACTGCGAAACGATCGTCTTTGGCCCGAAGTATTCGTTCAGCGTTTTTGACAGGGCATACATCGAGAGCGAACGTTTTGAGAAGGCGCTGGAAAACTCCGTCAAAGATATTGCAGTCTTCAATCAGATGGCCTGTTCGTCGCCGCAGGTGCTCTTCTTCGAGAAGAGCAGATACTCGCTGGAGGAGATCGGATCGAAGATGAAAGGTTACTTTGAGCAACTCCCTCCTCTCCTTCGGCACCAGGATACCGATTCGGCGATCCTGGCCAATACCATCAATATGAGATCCAGATTCTTGCTCTCGGATCATCAGAACATCATCGTACCTGATGACCTGGGCTGGACGATCCTGATGGACACGACCACCAGACTGGAAGATCCCATTCATGGAAAATGTATCTTCATCAAAGAGATTGAGTCGGTGAACAATGTTTTCGATTTAATCACCAGAAAGATCCAGGCAGTCACGGTGTGCATTGGCGACGAAGAAAAACGATGTTCCTTCGCCCGAGAGGCGACGTACCGGGGTGTCGACCGCATCGTCGTTCCAGGGGCGACACATGACTATGATCAACCATGGGACGGCATTCTTCCTTTGAGCCGTCTTGTTCGATGGGTCATTCTCAAGAGTGAATCATGA
- a CDS encoding acyl-protein synthetase, translating to MTAGPAYDLNDLLLNPPYSIPNDEKNQLLLPIVRTQLTGAIKNNHHLANLFSKLDLSPDDIRRLEDVPAIPVQMFKYFDLKTCSEDRIEKVLRSSGTTTGVTSRVPLSKNTIINQIKALKSILKDHLGGRRRIFLVIDHEGINDPTLEFSARTAGVRGLSIYAKKIFYLMREENGELVLNLPIIEEVLSQYQDEEVYVFGFTYIVWSTFYKQIQEKNIRFTFKDVKVFHSGGWKKLKAEQVSKEYFSDEIAGVFGTERENILDFYGMAEQTGIIFVDCECGNKHVPNFAQVIIRDPYTLKPCSHNEVGMIEVLSVLSDSYYSQAILTEDLGYTIGIDDCPCGRKGVYFRFQSRIEKVEVRGCGDTFRE from the coding sequence ATGACGGCGGGTCCAGCATATGATCTCAACGATCTGCTCCTGAACCCTCCGTACTCTATTCCGAATGATGAGAAGAACCAGCTCCTGCTACCGATTGTGAGGACTCAACTGACCGGGGCGATAAAAAATAATCATCATCTCGCCAACCTCTTCTCAAAATTGGATCTCTCTCCAGATGATATCCGGCGTCTGGAAGATGTCCCGGCCATTCCGGTTCAGATGTTCAAATACTTCGACTTGAAGACATGCTCGGAAGACAGGATTGAAAAGGTACTGCGGTCGAGCGGGACAACGACCGGTGTTACCAGCAGAGTTCCACTCAGCAAGAATACCATCATTAACCAGATCAAAGCGCTGAAGAGTATTTTGAAAGATCACCTGGGCGGGAGACGGAGAATATTTCTCGTCATCGACCATGAAGGCATCAACGACCCGACGCTTGAGTTCTCTGCACGAACGGCAGGGGTTCGTGGCCTGAGCATCTATGCGAAGAAGATCTTCTACCTGATGCGAGAGGAAAATGGTGAACTGGTGCTCAACCTGCCGATAATCGAAGAAGTGCTCTCGCAGTACCAGGACGAAGAAGTCTATGTATTCGGTTTTACGTACATCGTCTGGTCGACATTTTATAAACAAATACAGGAGAAAAACATCCGGTTCACCTTCAAGGACGTCAAGGTCTTCCACAGCGGCGGCTGGAAAAAATTGAAGGCCGAACAGGTATCGAAGGAATATTTCTCCGACGAAATTGCCGGGGTATTTGGCACCGAGAGAGAAAACATTCTTGATTTTTACGGTATGGCCGAGCAGACCGGTATCATCTTCGTCGACTGTGAATGCGGGAATAAACATGTCCCGAACTTCGCCCAGGTGATCATCAGGGATCCCTATACCCTCAAGCCCTGTTCCCATAATGAAGTGGGTATGATCGAAGTGTTGAGCGTTCTCTCGGACAGTTATTACAGTCAGGCCATCCTGACCGAAGACCTGGGGTATACCATCGGCATCGATGACTGCCCGTGCGGTCGCAAAGGAGTCTACTTCAGGTTCCAGTCGAGAATCGAGAAGGTCGAGGTCCGGGGCTGCGGAGATACCTTCAGGGAGTAA
- a CDS encoding glycosyltransferase family 2 protein: MFILITPVKNEEKFIKKTASTVIAQTKKPLLWLIVDDGSTDQSPNIIKELEKEYTWIKSIRLPEHPRDLTFHYSYVCKSGIDFAIDYCTQNSITYEYIGLLDADTLLQRDYYENLISEFEKEPALGIASGCLIDWTEECDQIREEYWGSLEVNSPNRNTPRGSGRLWRKKCYYETGGCPLEPACDTLSNIKAVNRGWKIAQFDQIRALQLRATSGAEGVWKGYLSKGRTAHYLSRPFLLVLGGGVYFSMNKPYFQGIPYLIGYLSSMIKREPQIQDEEITQYWKQQLKDYLIIKNKN, from the coding sequence ATGTTCATCTTGATTACCCCCGTAAAAAATGAAGAAAAATTTATTAAAAAAACTGCATCTACAGTCATCGCTCAGACAAAAAAACCACTCCTCTGGCTTATTGTCGACGATGGGAGTACTGACCAGAGTCCAAATATCATCAAGGAGTTAGAAAAGGAATACACATGGATCAAAAGTATCCGCTTACCTGAGCACCCAAGAGATCTTACCTTTCATTATTCATACGTTTGCAAATCCGGGATCGACTTTGCTATTGACTATTGTACCCAGAATTCTATCACGTACGAATATATAGGGCTCCTCGATGCAGACACGCTTCTGCAAAGAGATTATTATGAAAACCTGATCTCTGAATTTGAAAAAGAACCAGCTCTGGGTATTGCAAGTGGGTGCCTCATAGATTGGACAGAAGAATGCGATCAAATACGTGAAGAATACTGGGGATCATTAGAAGTAAATAGTCCAAATAGGAATACACCGCGGGGTTCTGGGAGGTTATGGCGAAAAAAATGTTATTATGAAACCGGGGGTTGTCCTCTTGAGCCAGCATGTGATACCCTATCCAACATCAAGGCAGTGAACAGGGGTTGGAAAATTGCACAGTTTGATCAGATCCGGGCCCTCCAATTAAGAGCAACTAGCGGAGCAGAGGGAGTTTGGAAAGGATATTTAAGTAAAGGTCGAACAGCGCATTATCTAAGCAGACCATTTCTTTTAGTATTGGGGGGAGGAGTGTATTTTTCTATGAATAAACCATATTTTCAGGGTATCCCCTATTTAATTGGCTATTTATCATCGATGATAAAAAGAGAACCCCAAATCCAGGATGAAGAGATCACACAATACTGGAAACAACAACTTAAAGATTATTTAATAATAAAAAATAAAAACTAA
- a CDS encoding transposase has product MYFCWGRHLQRALTRKTNYRGWQRHEIWRGLPVHDIKHAEKLLNQCTRTRRTKCYCMDRGYDSETLHQKIRGEIGADSLIQVRKWKGKIYSDTIDRRCSTGLIERNIIREIRSKQRF; this is encoded by the coding sequence ATGTACTTTTGCTGGGGGCGGCATTTACAGCGGGCGTTAACCAGAAAAACCAATTACAGAGGTTGGCAGAGGCATGAGATCTGGAGGGGGCTACCAGTACATGACATAAAACATGCAGAAAAACTCTTGAATCAATGTACCAGAACGAGGAGAACTAAATGTTACTGCATGGATCGGGGATATGATTCCGAAACACTTCATCAAAAGATCAGAGGAGAAATCGGAGCGGATTCTCTGATCCAGGTCAGAAAATGGAAGGGAAAGATATATTCGGACACTATCGACAGGAGATGTTCGACAGGTTTGATCGAGAGAAATATCATCAGAGAAATAAGGTCGAAACAGCGTTTTTAG
- a CDS encoding glycosyltransferase family 4 protein, translated as MKVALVCLQPLDNLGGMQTRIKVLSSALVSKGIEVVIVQPKDAYINSKKFYDNALHSFDHIILPKTASTNPLMRIRLFSSINRDNIMCSMDKMGVDIIDTYYPQIGIKKENPIPIVYTSVSGIDYTIELLKLRQFRYSSLFLLNNIVEHCYINSVDHFIIENTIQKDRLIHTYGIPESKVTIAPTGINENHVEKSQMSRIKDKEKITLMYSGRLSYYKGMNELLTAYRSISRLCKRCELWIFGDGPMMNEMITYCKKNNLNSVHFGGRISQEENIKQVSQCDIFIHPSYIESLPSAIIEAMALKKPVISTSVGAISRDLIVNDYNGILIPPKNADKLVSAVLDLIDQPEKQEIIGKNAGKSVLHYTHKNMINQTIGVYKKVLSEF; from the coding sequence ATGAAAGTCGCATTAGTATGTTTACAACCATTAGATAACTTGGGGGGGATGCAAACACGAATAAAAGTATTATCATCTGCTTTAGTGTCGAAGGGCATAGAAGTTGTCATAGTTCAACCTAAAGATGCGTATATAAACTCAAAAAAATTTTATGATAATGCACTGCACTCATTTGACCACATAATTTTACCTAAGACTGCAAGTACAAATCCGCTTATGAGAATCAGACTATTTTCTTCGATAAATAGAGATAATATTATGTGCTCGATGGATAAAATGGGTGTTGATATAATCGACACATATTATCCCCAAATAGGAATAAAAAAAGAAAATCCAATCCCAATTGTCTATACAAGCGTAAGCGGTATTGATTATACGATAGAATTATTAAAACTAAGGCAATTCAGATATTCCTCATTATTTTTGTTGAATAACATTGTGGAACATTGTTATATAAATTCAGTAGACCACTTTATTATTGAAAATACAATCCAAAAGGATCGACTAATACATACCTATGGTATCCCAGAAAGCAAAGTTACAATTGCTCCGACAGGCATTAATGAAAATCATGTAGAAAAATCCCAAATGAGCAGAATAAAAGATAAAGAAAAGATAACATTAATGTATTCGGGGAGATTGTCATATTATAAAGGCATGAATGAACTATTAACAGCATACAGGAGCATCTCCAGATTATGTAAAAGATGCGAATTATGGATTTTTGGAGATGGACCCATGATGAATGAAATGATTACATATTGCAAAAAAAACAATTTGAACTCTGTACATTTTGGAGGGAGAATATCACAAGAGGAAAACATAAAACAAGTCTCTCAGTGTGACATCTTTATTCACCCAAGCTATATCGAATCGTTACCCTCTGCAATAATAGAAGCAATGGCACTTAAAAAACCAGTCATCTCAACATCAGTAGGAGCAATATCAAGAGACCTGATAGTAAATGATTACAATGGAATATTGATTCCACCAAAAAATGCTGATAAACTAGTTAGTGCGGTATTAGACCTCATAGATCAACCAGAGAAACAAGAAATTATCGGAAAAAATGCAGGGAAATCAGTACTCCATTACACACATAAAAATATGATAAATCAAACAATTGGTGTATACAAAAAAGTACTGAGTGAATTCTAA
- a CDS encoding acyl carrier protein produces MSDDQNAVIKRIFCEVLGVDESEVDDSTSYNSFRPWDSLKHLQLISNFEDEFDIEFEVDDIIAMENFALVKEIVTRYIRER; encoded by the coding sequence ATGTCAGACGACCAGAATGCAGTAATAAAAAGGATCTTTTGTGAAGTACTTGGTGTAGACGAATCTGAAGTTGATGATTCAACGTCGTACAATTCTTTCCGGCCCTGGGACTCATTAAAACACCTCCAACTCATTTCGAACTTTGAAGATGAATTTGACATTGAGTTTGAGGTGGACGATATCATTGCGATGGAAAATTTCGCCCTAGTAAAGGAAATTGTCACGAGATATATCCGTGAAAGGTAA
- a CDS encoding class I adenylate-forming enzyme family protein, with protein sequence MNFVDYLFENSGFSDNPFLVGSDGVITYASLYNDVNRVASALFERYGSGKRMLLVSENNYFFIVSYLSIIKSGNTAVLIETSIGERDLAQVLKNCSLTAYFVQKQFLDLFDDTAADIYIEDDLGVLSQEQSEFTSSDHPEDVAVIIFTSGSTGTKKGVMLTHKNLIANTDSILGYLHLTGSDRICIALPFFYCYGASLLHTHIRVGGSLVLNNKIFLGSVILDINRYQCTGFSGVPSTFQILIHRTHFLREELPSLRYFTQAGGHLPNKYIRMLIDAFPEKAFFVMYGATEATARLSYLPPHLVREKMGSIGKGIPGVTLEVVDSHGNPVHPGEIGEITAIGENIMKGYYNDPEGTAVAIRDGRYFTGDLATIDDEGYIYVVGRSKNIIKSGGYRISPNEIEDLILSLEEVSGCVVVGIPDDMMGEAVTAVVQAGCAETEEVSTKILSLCNTSLPSYKVPMSVEFVDEYPLNSSNKVDRNRLKARIMEERGLQE encoded by the coding sequence ATGAACTTTGTTGATTACTTATTTGAGAATTCTGGGTTCTCCGACAACCCCTTTCTTGTAGGATCAGATGGAGTAATCACCTATGCATCATTGTACAATGATGTGAATCGTGTCGCCTCGGCTCTGTTTGAACGCTATGGGTCTGGAAAACGGATGCTCCTGGTGTCAGAGAACAATTATTTCTTTATCGTCAGCTACCTTTCAATCATCAAGAGCGGAAACACCGCCGTACTTATAGAAACAAGTATTGGGGAGAGAGATTTAGCACAGGTATTGAAGAACTGCTCCTTGACGGCATATTTTGTTCAAAAACAGTTCCTTGATCTTTTTGATGATACCGCTGCGGACATTTATATCGAAGATGATCTCGGAGTCCTCTCACAGGAACAGTCTGAATTTACCTCCTCAGACCACCCGGAGGATGTTGCGGTCATCATCTTCACCTCCGGGAGCACGGGGACAAAAAAAGGCGTGATGCTCACTCATAAGAACCTTATCGCCAATACAGACTCAATACTTGGATATCTTCACCTGACCGGATCAGATCGGATCTGTATTGCCCTTCCTTTCTTCTACTGCTATGGTGCATCATTGCTCCACACCCATATCCGCGTCGGTGGAAGTCTCGTACTGAATAACAAGATCTTTCTTGGATCTGTCATTCTAGACATCAACCGGTACCAGTGCACGGGATTTTCAGGCGTGCCCAGCACCTTCCAGATCCTCATTCATCGGACGCACTTCCTCAGAGAAGAACTCCCAAGCCTCCGGTACTTCACGCAGGCAGGGGGTCATCTGCCGAACAAGTATATCCGGATGCTTATCGATGCATTCCCGGAAAAAGCATTTTTTGTGATGTACGGCGCTACGGAAGCGACGGCGCGACTCTCGTACCTCCCACCCCATCTTGTCAGAGAGAAGATGGGATCGATCGGCAAGGGCATCCCCGGCGTTACGCTTGAAGTGGTGGACTCCCATGGCAACCCGGTTCACCCCGGTGAGATCGGTGAGATCACCGCCATTGGAGAGAACATTATGAAGGGCTATTATAATGATCCCGAGGGAACGGCCGTAGCGATACGGGACGGCAGGTATTTTACCGGGGATCTCGCGACCATTGACGACGAGGGGTACATCTATGTTGTCGGCCGCTCGAAAAATATTATTAAGTCAGGTGGATACCGGATTTCACCAAACGAAATTGAAGATCTTATTCTCTCACTCGAAGAGGTTTCAGGATGTGTCGTCGTCGGGATACCTGATGACATGATGGGAGAGGCGGTCACTGCAGTGGTGCAGGCCGGGTGTGCTGAGACAGAAGAGGTATCGACGAAAATCCTCTCCCTCTGCAACACCTCTCTTCCCTCGTACAAAGTCCCGATGAGCGTCGAGTTTGTCGATGAGTACCCCCTGAATTCCTCGAATAAAGTCGACAGAAATCGGCTGAAAGCGAGGATTATGGAAGAAAGGGGGTTACAAGAATGA
- a CDS encoding polysaccharide pyruvyl transferase family protein, with amino-acid sequence MDEKRPLFIMAGNGPYENRGCEAIVRGTTKILREYFRDPRFLCLSHFQNENQYQQQCLKETDEAIIHLHSFRLNKRKFAQNFWKPFYLGYAYDYLCHPKALKYRIYRQMLPYLDDAVAVLSVGGDNYSLDYGVPTLFTDLDDIAIQKGKPIILWGASVGPFSAMPDYEQYTSHHLKKVTGIFARESVTIDYLKGIGVTENIYPVADPAFLMDPVKPKGIEDVFPIDEDAIGLNLSPLMAGYVTGSDLEAWIGIAASIIEGVAKKTGRQVYLIPHVTTPTSNDHAFMQKALSLIKNQNGDITLVSPGYNAAETKWIISQMAFFAGARTHSTIAALSSCIPTLSFAYSIKAQGINRDIFEHTNYCMEPRDLNAEAVADRITSMFDESATIRKYLAERIPSVQKSALNAGIELKRLLGEH; translated from the coding sequence ATGGATGAAAAGAGACCGCTATTTATTATGGCTGGGAATGGCCCGTATGAGAACCGGGGTTGTGAAGCGATCGTGCGGGGGACGACAAAGATTCTCAGAGAGTACTTCAGGGATCCCCGTTTCCTCTGCCTCAGCCATTTTCAGAACGAGAACCAATACCAACAACAATGTCTAAAAGAAACAGATGAAGCGATCATTCATTTGCATTCATTTCGCTTGAATAAAAGAAAATTTGCTCAAAACTTCTGGAAACCGTTCTATCTGGGCTATGCCTACGACTACCTCTGTCACCCCAAAGCTTTAAAGTACAGGATCTACAGGCAGATGCTCCCCTACCTCGATGATGCGGTTGCAGTCCTCTCCGTCGGCGGGGACAACTACTCCCTCGATTATGGGGTGCCAACACTCTTCACTGATCTTGATGACATCGCTATACAAAAGGGAAAGCCCATTATCCTCTGGGGTGCTTCGGTTGGCCCTTTCAGTGCGATGCCCGACTATGAACAGTATACGAGCCACCACCTCAAGAAAGTCACCGGGATCTTCGCCAGGGAATCTGTCACGATCGACTACCTCAAAGGCATTGGGGTAACCGAGAACATCTACCCTGTGGCGGACCCCGCTTTCCTCATGGACCCGGTCAAACCAAAGGGGATCGAGGATGTGTTCCCCATCGACGAGGACGCGATTGGCCTGAACCTCAGTCCTCTGATGGCGGGGTATGTCACAGGTAGCGATCTCGAAGCGTGGATCGGCATTGCGGCATCGATCATTGAAGGTGTGGCGAAAAAGACCGGGAGACAGGTCTACCTGATCCCCCATGTGACCACCCCAACCTCAAATGACCATGCGTTTATGCAAAAAGCCCTCTCCCTCATCAAGAACCAAAACGGAGATATAACCCTGGTTTCGCCGGGGTACAACGCTGCTGAGACAAAGTGGATCATCAGTCAGATGGCCTTCTTTGCCGGGGCCCGGACACACTCGACCATTGCCGCCCTCTCGTCCTGTATCCCGACCTTGAGTTTTGCTTACAGCATCAAGGCTCAGGGGATCAACCGTGACATCTTTGAGCATACTAACTATTGTATGGAGCCAAGGGATCTGAATGCTGAAGCGGTTGCCGATCGGATCACCTCCATGTTCGATGAGAGCGCCACGATCAGGAAATATCTAGCTGAGCGGATCCCAAGCGTCCAGAAGTCTGCATTGAATGCAGGAATAGAACTGAAACGCCTTCTCGGAGAGCATTGA
- a CDS encoding glycosyltransferase family 2 protein: MADTPAVSVVIPLYNKGSYIARALNSVFVQTFQNFEVIVVDDGSTDNGAEIVRGFDDPRISLIQQKNAGVSSARNRGIEATRAELIAFLDADDEWMPNHLRTLLKLQDKYPEAGAYGTTYFIKEKDSKAHVASLSEVPREPWEGLLPSYFKAATFGDPPLSASTVAIPRCILKEMDGFNTEEWMGEDIDLWGRIALKYPIAFSWDSKGIYHTEASNRACNRVEPLGEAVFIRTAKEAIDAGKVPPAMQEDLGEYIAQIQIKRAWGNIRAKRPELARDHLNNCVTSKLIREKYWALFWAYVPPSVYEMSSATRRIFTDTMYKARENCLNIFKNWRTHNKIE, encoded by the coding sequence ATGGCAGATACACCAGCAGTCTCAGTCGTTATCCCCCTTTACAACAAAGGCTCCTATATCGCCCGTGCCCTGAACTCGGTCTTCGTTCAGACCTTCCAAAACTTTGAGGTGATCGTGGTGGACGATGGATCTACTGACAACGGGGCGGAGATTGTTAGGGGATTTGATGATCCAAGGATAAGTTTGATCCAGCAGAAGAATGCAGGAGTCTCGTCGGCGAGGAACAGGGGGATTGAGGCGACCCGCGCGGAGCTGATCGCATTTTTGGATGCAGATGATGAGTGGATGCCAAACCACCTCAGGACGCTGTTGAAGTTACAAGACAAGTATCCTGAAGCTGGGGCATATGGGACAACATATTTTATAAAAGAAAAGGATTCAAAAGCCCATGTCGCATCATTAAGTGAGGTACCTCGGGAACCATGGGAAGGTCTGCTCCCTAGTTATTTTAAGGCCGCTACCTTCGGTGATCCACCGCTATCAGCATCAACAGTTGCCATCCCAAGATGTATCCTAAAAGAGATGGACGGGTTCAACACTGAGGAGTGGATGGGGGAAGACATTGATCTTTGGGGGCGAATAGCTCTGAAATATCCCATCGCTTTCAGCTGGGACAGCAAAGGAATCTATCATACCGAGGCTTCAAACAGAGCATGCAATAGAGTTGAACCTCTCGGAGAGGCTGTTTTCATTCGCACTGCCAAGGAGGCGATAGATGCAGGAAAAGTACCTCCTGCGATGCAAGAAGACCTAGGAGAGTACATCGCTCAGATACAGATAAAGAGAGCCTGGGGCAATATCCGCGCAAAGAGGCCAGAACTTGCACGAGATCATTTAAATAATTGTGTTACGAGTAAATTAATTAGAGAGAAATATTGGGCCCTTTTTTGGGCATATGTACCGCCCAGTGTCTATGAAATGTCAAGTGCTACAAGGCGGATCTTCACAGACACCATGTATAAAGCACGAGAGAATTGCTTGAATATATTCAAGAATTGGAGAACACACAACAAAATTGAATGA
- the acpS gene encoding holo-ACP synthase, with translation MSMTIGTDIVSIHRFHEFAQDTNHPVLKKIFTQNELDYCFAKDAVEPHLAARFAGKEATIKALYSRGISDVWYTDIEILNRHDGVPFVKLKKEMYKDLKLEISLAHCEDKALAFVVILGDD, from the coding sequence ATGAGCATGACGATCGGAACAGACATAGTCAGCATCCATAGATTTCATGAATTTGCTCAAGATACCAATCATCCAGTACTTAAGAAAATATTCACACAAAATGAGTTAGACTATTGTTTTGCAAAAGATGCAGTTGAGCCTCATCTTGCCGCACGATTCGCCGGGAAAGAGGCAACGATAAAAGCACTCTATTCTCGAGGTATCTCCGATGTATGGTATACAGATATTGAAATTTTAAATAGACATGATGGAGTTCCTTTTGTAAAACTAAAAAAAGAAATGTATAAAGACCTGAAATTAGAGATAAGTCTTGCTCATTGTGAAGATAAAGCGCTTGCGTTTGTAGTAATTCTTGGAGACGATTAA